One window from the genome of Saimiri boliviensis isolate mSaiBol1 chromosome 2, mSaiBol1.pri, whole genome shotgun sequence encodes:
- the KLHL9 gene encoding kelch-like protein 9 — protein MKVSLGNGEMGVSAHLQPCKAGTTRFFTSNTHSSVVLQGFDQLRIEGLLCDVTLVPGDGDEIFPVHRAMMASASDYFKAMFTGGMKEQDLMCIKLHGVNKVGLKKIIDFIYTAKLSLNMDSLQDTLEAASFLQILPVLDFCKVFLISGVSLDNCVEVGRIANTYNLIEVDKYVNNFILKNFPALLSTGEFLKLPFERLAFVLSSNSLKHCTELELFKAACRWLRLEDPRMDYAAKLMKNIRFPLMTPQDLINYVQTVDFMRTDNTCVNLLLEASNYQMMPYMQPVMQSDRTAIRSDSTHLVTLGGVLRQQLVVSKELRMYDERAQEWRSLAPMDAPRYQHGIAVIGNFLYVVGGQSNYDTKGKTAVDTVFRFDPRYNKWMQVASLNEKRTFFHLSALKGHLYAVGGRSAAGELATVECYNPRMNEWSYVAKMSEPHYGHAGTVYGGLMYISGGITHDTFQNELMCFDPDTDKWMQKAPMTTVRGLHCMCTVGDKLYVIGGNHFRGTSDYDDVLSCEYYSPTLDQWTPIAAMLRGQSDVGVAVFENKIYVVGGYSWNNRCMVEIVQKYDPEKDEWHKVFDLPESLGGIRACTLTVFPPEENHGSPSRESPLSAPSDHS, from the coding sequence ATGAAAGTGTCCCTTGGTAACGGCGAAATGGGCGTCTCTGCCCATTTGCAGCCTTGTAAGGCAGGAACCACACGCTTTTTTACCAGCAATACTCACAGTTCGGTGGTACTGCAAGGCTTTGATCAGCTTAGAATAGAAGGATTGCTTTGTGATGTGACCCTCGTACCAGGCGATGGAGATGAAATCTTCCCCGTTCACAGAGCTATGATGGCGTCTGCTAGTGATTATTTCAAGGCTATGTTCACAGGTGGAATGAAAGAACAGGATTTGATGTGCATTAAGCTTCATGGGGTGAACAAGGTTGGTCTGAAGAAaatcattgattttatttatactGCAAAACTTTCTCTTAATATGGACAGTCTTCAGGACACACTTGAGGCTGCCAGCTTTTTACAAATACTACCTGTTTTGGACTTCTGTAAAGTATTTCTTATATCAGGAGTCTCTTTAGATAACTGTGTTGAGGTTGGACGAATTGCTAACACCTACAATCTTATAGAAGTggataaatatgttaataatttcATCCTGAAGAACTTTCCTGCTTTATTGAGTACTGGAGAGTTTCTAAAACTCCCTTTTGAACGGCTTGCCTTTGTGCTTTCCAGTAATAGTCTTAAGCACTGTACCGAACTTGAACTCTTTAAGGCTGCCTGTCGCTGGCTAAGGTTGGAAGACCCTCGGATGGATTATGCTGCAAAATTAATGAAGAATATTCGATTTCCACTGATGACACCACAGGACCTCATCAATTACGTGCAGACAGTAGATTTCATGAGAACAGATAATACCTGTGTGAATCTGCTTTTGGAAGCTAGCAATTACCAAATGATGCCATATATGCAGCCAGTGATGCAGTCAGATAGAACTGCCATTCGATCAGACTCCACTCACTTGGTTACATTAGGAGGAGTTTTGAGGCAGCAGCTGGTTGTCAGTAAAGAATTACGGATGTATGATGAAAGGGCACAAGAATGGAGATCTTTAGCCCCAATGGATGCTCCCCGTTACCAGCATGGCATTGCTGTCATTGGAAACTTTCTATATGTAGTTGGTGGTCAAAGTAATTATGATACAAAAGGAAAAACTGCTGTTGATACAGTTTTCAGATTTGATCCTCGGTATAATAAATGGATGCAGGTTGCATCATTAAATGAAAAGCGCACCTTCTTTCACTTGAGTGCCCTCAAAGGACATTTGTATGCAGTTGGTGGGCGCAGTGCAGCTGGTGAACTAGCCACAGTAGAATGTTACAATCCAAGAATGAATGAGTGGAGCTATGTTGCAAAAATGAGTGAACCCCACTATGGACATGCGGGAACAGTATATGGAGGCTTAATGTATATTTCAGGAGGAATTACTCATGACACTTTCCAAAATGAGCTCATGTGTTTTGACCCAGATACAGACAAATGGATGCAAAAGGCTCCAATGACTACAGTCAGAGGTCTGCATTGCATGTGTACAGTTGGAGACAAGCTCTATGTCATTGGTGGCAATCACTTCAGAGGAACAAGTGATTATGATGATGTTCTAAGCTGTGAATACTATTCACCAACCCTTGACCAGTGGACCCCAATTGCTGCCATGTTAAGAGGTCAAAGTGATGTTGGAGTtgctgtctttgaaaataaaatctacGTTGTTGGTGGATATTCTTGGAATAATCGTTGTATGGTAGAAATTGTCCAGAAATATGACCCAGAAAAAGATGAGTGGCATAAAGTTTTTGATCTTCCAGAGTCACTTGGTGGCATTCGAGCTTGTACACTCACAGTTTTTCCACCCGAAGAAAATCATGGGTCACCTTCTAGAGAATCACCTCTTTCAGCACCTTCAGATCATTCTTAG